GCCGCATTCAGGGAAGAGCAGGATCTGCTCTCGAGGGACTCCATAGTCGGGAAACTGGTGGTAAGTTAGCTTTAGTTCATGCCATAATTCGTATCGCAGGAACCCACGATCTGACTTCTCGCTTCTCCCCCAATTCTTCATCGCAGGCTCTCATCGGCGACCTCGGTCTCGTCTCTTGCACCAAGGATTTTGTACACCAGCTCTGCAACGAGCCCATACACAGAATCCCCCTGGAAGAGCCGGATCTGTCTAGCCCAGAAAAGATTTCTCTCTCGACGGGCGGCTGCGTTTGCTTGCTGGCCTACTGGGTCTTCTCCTCAGCCGTCTTCGGCGCCATCCACCCGCAGCCTGAAATGCACGTCTTTCCCGAGCACTTTGCCGTGCTCGACAAATTCCTCCAGGACGACGCGCATTCTCAGATCCAGAACTCGGTAGGCACCACGGAAGCCCTTGTCGCCATCGGCCTTTGGCTACAGTTCAACAACCGCATCTCGGACAACCCGGCCTCCTCCCTGGCCAACCCGACCACCTCGCCAGAAGACCCCACGTCCGACTTTATGCGCTACGTCCACCTGACCACGCTCATCGCCCTCTACCACCCGTCCATCCTGGTCCGCAACGCAGCGAGCGCGCTGGCCGGCTCGATCCTGCATGCCGACCCCGAAGACGAGGACCGCCTTCGGATCCTCGAAGACCTGCTCGAGAACTGCATGTTTGCGACTCTAAAGGCGAGGGCCGTCGCATGGCTGCGGGAGGAGTTGCTGGCAGCATCATCCCttccatcatcatcatcatcatcattacCATTCCGGAGGCAAGAAGGACAGGGACAAGAAGAACAGGAACAACCGGCCGCGTCCAGGACAGGCCTATTTGCCACCCCGCAGGCGCTCGAGACGGTGCAGTACGCCGTCTTCCCGCCGATGGCCTCCCTGCTCGACCTACCCACCCTCGAGCTGGTCGAGCACCTGACGGCGCACATGCCGTTCCTCATGCAGGCCGTCAATTTTGCACTGTTCCtctggggcggcggcggcggcggcgacacgGCGGAGGAGGGCAAGACGGAGAGCAGGTGGAAGCACGTGCTGCCGGCGAACATGGAGGCGGCGGTCGGCGAGCGGTGGCTGGAGCCGCTGCGGGAGGCGGTGGTCCGGCTGGAGCGCGAAAGGGAGAGTGGGGAACTCGCCCGGGAAGGCGTCGAGCTGGGCCCGCTGGAGGGCGAGTTGGCGGTCCTGAGGGAGCGAGTGGGGAGGTTCAGGGCAAGAGGTTGAGCATGGGAGTTCCTGTCTGCGTGTTGGGAAAAGTCGGGCGGTTTCCGACATAATATGTTCCACAGATTTCTTTttgacaaaaaaaaaaaaaaaaaggagccAGTTATACGGAGTAAATAAAGGGGGCTGAGTCTGTTTGGCTCTGTCAACCTTGCAGTCAGATATGATAGGTACATACATGGGGGCCGGGCCCaacaaaggaaaaaaaagacgTTGTCGAGCCTCGCCGTTTTGTCGGGCAGAGAAAGATATACTGCGTACTCCGTAATGTCGTGAAAAATATTTCAAACAAAACGCCCTAGATTATAATCTGTCTCTTGTTAAATTGCCATGATTCCCTTGACCTAATTGgtgtgctgctgctgttatGATACTATGAGTTGTTTGTAAAGGAGCATTATGTATAACTCATTTTATCTAtttgtttttctttttgtTCTAATCCTCAGTGCACACAAAACAGCAGGGAAACCGTGGTTCGAAATATTCAGGCACTTCCTGTATGGAGCACACCGGAACTACGGATGATTTCCTGCCTAAACCTTAATCTGAACCCCTGTCGATATGGGGTATGATGATGTCATAGCAACTTTGCCCTGCAGATCAACGGCTCTGCAAGCGAGAGCGCAATGGCGTGTACGGACTAGCTGAAGGAACTTGATATCACCCAGGCACGTCTATTGCTCCCAATTGGGTACCACCCCAAAGCACGGCGAGAAATTCTAAAGAAATCAAGGCACGAAAGATGCCACTACTTAATTGCGAGTTGTGTTCATATAAAAGTCGCAGCTGCAGCCACGGCACCAGGCAGCGACCATTGCTACTCGCACTTCTTATCGTTAAAAAGCAAGAACGACCCAGGGCTGCCTGATAGCACCTGACGTATCTACACTACAGATGTCTACCTGAATCTGAGCTTTTGTTTGTTCAGTGTTGAGCTGGGGCATCGCACCCACTCTGAGAAGTAACCGACAACCACCGAGCGACCTCTGCGAAACGTCCAAACCCTCACATTTTTGGATCTTTTGCACATGCACACGGGTATCGAACCAATCAACTCCCATCTGATTTGAGCAAGAATATCATCAAAATCCAAGTGAGAAGAGAAGGGGGAAAAGACCACAGAAAAAGACGGGACGCAGTATAAGATGTCAGAGTCCACGGCATTCGCCGAAGTTGACGCGTCGGGCGGACACATATGACGACGGCGTCGCCGGAGGAGGGGCTCGCACTGGGAGCGGGGTGCCAAGCAACGATTTATCCTGCTCTCCGTCCTCATGTTCTGAAGAATCCTCCGACAAGGAAGATGAGAAAGCAGGCTAGGAAACGCGGCaaggacgaagacgaccgctTCCGCCGGTTCCGCATCTCCAACGAGCATTCCCGCACCAAGGGCCGAGTCTCGAGACAGGACGGCCGTCTGAACATCTCCCTCCACGACACAAGCAATGCCGGCTACCTCGCCAAGGCGCTTGGCACAGCGGCGCACAAGATGGTGCCCCTGGCCCGAACcagcgaggaggagaagagagAGGAGGAAGCAGAACCTCCCGCGTCCCCCGGAAGACAGAAACCCGACGTGAGACCGACAGCGCCAGTGGGACCACCGCTGCCGCCTCCCCCACGCCTGAACATTGTCATCATGGTCATCGGCTCCCGCGGGGACGCCCAGCCGTTCCTCAAGATCGCCCGGATCCTGCACGCCCAGTACGGCCATCGTGTGCGCATTGCCACCCATCCGGCCTTCTGCACCTTTGTCCAAGAGGACTGCCCGGGCATCGAGTTTTTCACGGTCGGCGGTGACCCTTCCGAGCTCATGGTATGTCACGCCTCCCTTTGTCTTCTGCCCACCTCCATTGCGCCGAGGTACTGATATTTCTTTCTTTAATGATTTCTTGTCTTGCGATCTGTTAATCCTCCTCGAAGAAAATGAACAGGCATTCGGCGCCGGCTCAAGCAGGCCCGGTCGCCGGTTGATGATATCAGCCCTGCTACGCGCTCATTGCGGATGTGTATTTTTGCGGACGCAATACGGATTACGAATTCCATACACTCGAAGAAGACCCCTGGCAATTCCCCGTCTGTGTACGGAGTTATGTGCTCCGTAATCCGTATGCATATCAGCTGGGACTACGGGGCTGTGCCGCAAAAACCAGGTTATCACAGGGTCATTTGTCAACCAAACCCCAAGAGCTAATAGACGGGCGCGTCTGCGCCTCGGCGCACTGGTCATGCTGTCGATTGGGACGTAGGAGTACAAGTGAGGTCACACGAGACGAGTCTAACATTGATGGTACGCAGAAAGCATGTACCGATTACAGATTACACTACACAACAGGGCGGAAAGAATGTCGAGAGCTCGGGAATGGCCGAAGCGGCAGATCTGCCACGAAAAACCTGACCCCTTATTATCTAAGCGGCGAAATGATAACCTCGAGACGCTGCGGCGTCTTGGCAAGAGGCTTGCTTAGTTACAGGTTTACCGGACCTGTAGTCCGGAACCGCGTGGAGTTGGTTGGCAATATCCAGTCCGCAGCCGTTCCCCGACGAGCCCCCGGAGATCTGTATGCGAGGTCTTACACTTCGGAAGTGCTTCGGCAAGCTCCCGTGCCTCTCTTTCAACCTCCTTCTAGAAGTGTCGGCCGCCATGAGCGCGTGTGATGCATACGCTATGGATACACGAGGCAGCGAGTAAGCGCTAACCTTGGCGGATAACCACTACCTACCAGaatactactccgtacagacGGGAGGAATCAGCCCCTGTCACCACGCAGCTTGGGGGCCAGAAGCGAGCGAGCCCATCCTGATTGACAACCCTGCTGCCTCGGGACGTATTGATGATCCTACCGCGGCATGCACGCTACGCTTTCGTTACACTCACTACCTAGTACACCAGTTAGGCAGTGTAGCTGGCGTAAGGTAGTATCAGTGAGAAAATCCCGCTAAAACACAAACACACAAAGTCAGTTGGTGACTGATGCTCCCTTATTACCCCCTTTTCTCTCCACTGCTGAGGACTCAACCCCTGTTCACAACGGATTACGGACACAGTACCCACGGATGATGCCGGGCGTGCTGTGTTGAACAAGCCggctcctcgccgccgcgtTGCCTCACTCTTCCTTTTCCCGTTGTCTTGCGCCCGGTGAATCCGCGTTCCCCCTCGCCGCAATGCCGCCCTAGCGGCTCCGGACGCAAAGAACACCCTATCCGAGATGGAAAGCCCCGTAGATCCCAAGCTACGGCCCGCGTTTGGACAGACTCCTGGCCCGgtcccaccaccaccaccaccaccaccaccaccaccaccacccccccTCCACAGGGATGATGCCCTCCTCCAAGGCCGCGACATCGAGCTCGCGCACCCGACGCGCTCCGTTCTGGCCCCGGAGTTCATCCCCCACTCGACCCTCGAGGTCGCCCCTCCGCCCGACGTCGCGCAACCCCagtcgccgccaccacctccCCATCATCCTACCGTGCCCGAACTGCCAGCCCACCCGGCGCTCCCCGCCTCCAAGGCATGGGACGCCCAGGGCGGCAAGCCGGGCTTCTTAAACAGCCACTCGGCGCTTGGGGGGGCCCTGCCGGAGCTGGCAGCCCCGCGGGAGGACAGTGAGAGTGTGTTTAGCAGCCCGTTTGACcaaccgtcgtcgtcgccgccggggaagagaaagaggcggcgtggagcagcagcagtagcggcggcggcggcggcggcggggaggaTAGgtgggagaggaggaggaggagggaaaggGAGAGTGAAGAGGGAGGTCATCTGCGGGATGACCAGGCGGCGGTTCAAGGTGGTACTGGCGCTGGGGATCCTGGTCTTGGTCATCGCCATCGCGGCGGGCGTGGGgatcggcgtcggcgtcggcgtcgggctGTCGTCCAGAAACTCAAAGGAGACGGACGACGCGACCgcatcgccgtcgtcgcccgcCGCTCCCTCTACCACCTCCGTCACCACCAACCCCACGACCAGCACCGCCACGCCCACGACAGGCACCACACCGACAccccctctcctcctccccgacCCCACTGCGACCGCCGAcccctcctcggccgccctATCCTGCCCGGCAGACAACCTCACCTTGTACACGCCCAGCGAAGGCGGTTCCCTTAGGAGGTTCCTCCTACTATGCGACCGCGGTTCGTTCCCCTCGCCCTTctcctttttctttcctttcccccctttctctctcactctctctctctctctctcttccctTCCAACAAACCCAACTAACACCCACCTCCTTATTTATTCCAGACTACACCTCGCAACAAGGCTCCACAACAGACATGTACCAGAC
This DNA window, taken from Thermothelomyces thermophilus ATCC 42464 chromosome 3, complete sequence, encodes the following:
- a CDS encoding glycosyltransferase family 1 protein (CAZy_ID 270089); protein product: MTTASPEEGLALGAGCQATIYPALRPHVLKNPPTRKMRKQARKRGKDEDDRFRRFRISNEHSRTKGRVSRQDGRLNISLHDTSNAGYLAKALGTAAHKMVPLARTSEEEKREEEAEPPASPGRQKPDVRPTAPVGPPLPPPPRLNIVIMVIGSRGDAQPFLKIARILHAQYGHRVRIATHPAFCTFVQEDCPGIEFFTVGGDPSELMVCHASLCLLPTSIAPRY